The following are from one region of the Verrucomicrobiaceae bacterium genome:
- a CDS encoding thymidylate synthase, translating into MEEYHRLLRKVLDHGSYREDRTGTGAYSVFGEQSRYDLSSSFPVLTTKKLHLRSIIHELLWFIKGDTNVKYLQEHKVSIWDEWADEKGDLGPVYGAQWRRWQGADDAGTHDQLAGLIEGLKKNPYSRRHIVSSWNVARIDEMALPPCHCLFQFFVDRGRLSCQLYQRSADLFLGVPFNIASYALLTMMVAQVCDLQPGEFVHTFGDLHLYQNHLDQARLQLSREPRPLPVMKINPAVKSIDDFVFEDFTLEGYDPHPAIKAPIAV; encoded by the coding sequence ATGGAAGAATATCATCGCCTGCTCCGCAAAGTGCTCGATCACGGTAGTTACCGTGAGGATCGCACGGGAACCGGGGCGTACTCCGTTTTCGGTGAGCAGAGCCGCTATGACCTGAGCAGCTCTTTCCCCGTGCTCACGACCAAGAAGCTCCACCTGCGCTCGATCATCCATGAGCTGCTGTGGTTCATCAAAGGCGATACGAATGTGAAATACCTCCAGGAGCACAAAGTGAGCATCTGGGACGAGTGGGCGGATGAAAAGGGCGATCTGGGGCCTGTCTATGGTGCGCAGTGGCGGCGCTGGCAGGGTGCGGATGATGCGGGGACGCATGATCAACTGGCTGGACTGATCGAGGGGCTGAAAAAGAACCCCTACAGCCGCCGCCACATCGTCAGCTCATGGAATGTGGCGCGGATCGATGAGATGGCGCTGCCGCCGTGCCATTGCCTATTTCAGTTTTTCGTCGATCGCGGGCGCTTGAGCTGCCAGCTCTACCAGCGCAGCGCGGATTTGTTTTTGGGCGTGCCTTTCAATATCGCCAGCTATGCACTGCTGACGATGATGGTGGCGCAGGTGTGTGATTTGCAGCCGGGTGAGTTCGTGCACACGTTTGGGGATCTGCATCTGTATCAAAATCATCTGGATCAGGCCCGCCTCCAGCTCTCCCGCGAGCCACGGCCCCTGCCAGTGATGAAAATCAATCCAGCGGTGAAGAGCATCGACGACTTCGTGTTCGAGGACTTTACGCTAGAGGGCTACGATCCGCATCCAGCGATCAAGGCACCCATCGCGGTGTAG
- a CDS encoding ThuA domain-containing protein gives MKHLLTFLLLTSTALTAEKLSILIVDGQNNHKWDITTPVLRHALESSGAFTVTVATSPPKGAPAEAWASFNPDFSAYRAVVSNYNGEPWPQAVRDAFVKYVGAGGGFVSVHAANNSFPEWKEYNDMIGVGGWGGRNEKSGPWLYVKDGKLFRDTSPGNGGAHGPQHQFIVEFQTSEHPITRGLPKRWLHAQDELYSKLRGPAQNVEILSASMSDLTAVPEPNNMVLNYQKGRVFHTTLGHADYSMLDRGFYEILQRGTEWVATGDVKATADVPTDFPTEQAVSAVQLEGHPKQERQKPKK, from the coding sequence ATGAAGCACCTCCTCACATTCCTCCTTTTGACCAGCACCGCCCTCACAGCGGAAAAACTCAGCATCCTCATCGTGGATGGCCAAAACAATCACAAATGGGACATCACCACCCCCGTCCTACGCCATGCCCTGGAGAGCAGTGGGGCCTTCACCGTCACCGTCGCCACCTCACCGCCCAAAGGAGCCCCCGCAGAAGCATGGGCATCCTTTAACCCCGACTTCAGCGCCTACCGCGCCGTCGTCAGCAACTACAACGGCGAGCCCTGGCCCCAAGCCGTCCGTGACGCCTTCGTGAAATACGTCGGTGCAGGTGGTGGCTTCGTCTCCGTCCACGCCGCCAACAATTCCTTCCCCGAATGGAAAGAATACAACGACATGATCGGCGTCGGTGGCTGGGGCGGTAGAAACGAAAAATCCGGCCCCTGGCTCTACGTCAAAGATGGCAAGCTCTTCCGCGACACCAGCCCCGGCAATGGCGGAGCCCACGGCCCCCAGCACCAGTTCATCGTCGAATTCCAGACCAGTGAGCACCCCATCACTCGCGGCCTACCAAAGCGCTGGCTCCACGCCCAGGATGAGCTTTACAGCAAACTCCGCGGCCCCGCGCAGAATGTCGAAATCCTCTCCGCCTCCATGAGCGACCTCACCGCCGTCCCAGAGCCGAATAACATGGTCCTCAACTACCAAAAAGGCCGCGTCTTCCACACCACCCTCGGCCACGCAGACTACTCCATGCTCGACCGTGGCTTCTACGAGATCCTCCAGCGCGGCACCGAGTGGGTCGCCACCGGTGATGTGAAAGCCACCGCAGACGTACCCACCGATTTCCCCACCGAGCAAGCCGTCAGCGCCGTCCAACTCGAAGGCCACCCAAAGCAAGAGCGCCAGAAGCCGAAAAAATAA
- a CDS encoding peptide chain release factor-like protein has translation MNEAEDGLAARMRHLRIHEEDLQEDFVRGTGPGGQKINKTSSTVVLRHLPTGIEVRCQRERSQAQNRQVARTELCDRIEAAHAQERLTAQNEREKARRQNRPKPRSLKRKFVESKRRRAGIKSGRGKQRGDD, from the coding sequence ATGAACGAAGCTGAAGACGGCCTCGCCGCACGCATGCGGCATCTGCGCATCCACGAAGAGGATTTGCAGGAGGATTTTGTGCGTGGCACGGGCCCCGGCGGGCAAAAAATCAACAAAACCAGCTCCACCGTGGTGCTCCGGCACCTCCCCACCGGCATCGAGGTGCGCTGCCAGCGTGAGCGCTCCCAGGCGCAGAACCGCCAAGTCGCCCGCACAGAGCTGTGTGACCGCATCGAGGCCGCGCATGCCCAGGAGCGCCTCACCGCACAAAATGAGCGCGAAAAAGCCCGCCGCCAAAACCGCCCCAAACCACGCTCCCTCAAAAGAAAGTTCGTCGAGTCCAAGCGCCGCCGCGCCGGCATCAAAAGCGGCCGCGGCAAGCAACGCGGCGACGACTGA
- a CDS encoding PSD1 domain-containing protein: MKSSLCAPLHALLKTAYFVLPFATASAVDFVRDIQPIFETKCLECHNPKKVKGELLMDTAANLLKGGESGAGLIVGQPDQSEIVKRMVLPHDHDDIMPPKGGPLPEAQIALIRQWVAEGAIWPQNVAIRYKSPEEVKALAQLQAKLPALKQIDILPGAFSLETKRDSHRVVVLATFNDATTKDVTSLCDLKVADSKIAALEDLRLKPVADAGTTEISASLGGQTVKATVAVKGGQQDRPVSFRLDCMPVFMRGGCNQGGCHGAARGKDGFRTSLFGMDPAGDFIRITREMPGRRINLAIPEESALIEKSVGAVPHSGNQCFEPDSVYNKTLIEWISNGAQDDKPDVAKCTGIEIFPKQFVMEGKAATQQITVRATYSDGTDRDVTNLALFMSNNDPTAAIDKSGLVTSGDRGEAFMLARFDVYSIVSQVLVIPEKLTYDRPQLAESSYIDKHVNEKLHKLRIIPSGLCTDEEFVRRAHIDIAGIYPDAESVRKFITDKNPNKRAAMVDTLLDRKEFTEMWVMKFAELLQIRSSINNNQPPFYKNALLYYNWLSDKIGRNVPLNEIVIELLGSSGGTVSNPPVNFYQTELDQLKLTENVAQVFMGMRMQCAQCHNHPFDRWTMDDYYGFKAFFSQIGRKQTDDPQEVIVYNSKGGESRHFLTNAVMKPKFLGGETPELKPGEDRRKVLAEWLASPRNPFFARNISNLIWAHFTGTGIVEPVDDVRVSNPPSNPELLTALADKFTEYKYDFRKLVRDICTSATYQRSTHVNTTNEGDKLNFSHAKVRRVRAEVLLDAISAITETPNKFQGLPLGARAVQIADGATSTYFLTTFGRAKRESVCSCEVKMEPTLSQALHLMNGDAVNDRIKQGRVVAKMITDKKTDREIAEDLFLRVFGRMPNDKEWGTLQQAISADAGAARQSVFEDLFWALMNSKEFFFNH; encoded by the coding sequence ATGAAAAGCTCCTTGTGCGCCCCGCTACACGCACTTCTCAAAACCGCCTACTTTGTCCTGCCATTCGCTACGGCCTCTGCCGTCGATTTCGTGAGGGACATTCAGCCGATTTTTGAGACGAAGTGCCTCGAATGCCACAATCCGAAAAAAGTGAAGGGCGAGTTGCTCATGGACACTGCCGCCAATCTCCTCAAGGGCGGTGAGAGCGGCGCAGGCCTCATCGTGGGCCAACCGGATCAAAGTGAGATCGTCAAGCGCATGGTGCTCCCACATGATCATGATGACATCATGCCGCCAAAGGGTGGACCGCTGCCTGAGGCGCAGATCGCGCTCATTCGTCAATGGGTGGCTGAAGGAGCCATCTGGCCCCAAAACGTAGCGATCCGCTACAAATCACCCGAAGAGGTCAAAGCGCTCGCCCAGCTCCAGGCCAAGCTCCCTGCGCTCAAGCAGATCGACATCCTGCCTGGTGCCTTTTCGCTCGAAACGAAGCGTGACAGCCACCGCGTCGTCGTACTGGCCACCTTTAATGACGCCACGACAAAGGATGTCACATCCCTCTGTGACCTCAAAGTGGCCGATAGCAAAATCGCCGCACTCGAAGACCTGCGCCTGAAGCCTGTAGCCGATGCTGGCACGACAGAAATCTCCGCCAGCCTCGGTGGACAGACGGTGAAAGCCACCGTGGCCGTCAAAGGTGGCCAGCAGGACCGTCCCGTGTCCTTCCGCCTCGATTGCATGCCCGTTTTCATGCGCGGTGGTTGTAATCAGGGCGGCTGCCATGGTGCCGCACGCGGCAAGGATGGCTTCCGCACCTCTCTCTTCGGCATGGACCCAGCAGGGGACTTCATCCGCATCACTCGCGAGATGCCAGGCCGGCGCATCAATCTGGCCATCCCAGAGGAAAGCGCCCTCATCGAAAAATCCGTCGGTGCCGTGCCTCACTCTGGCAACCAGTGCTTTGAGCCAGACTCCGTCTATAACAAAACCCTCATCGAATGGATCAGCAACGGAGCCCAGGATGATAAGCCCGACGTCGCCAAGTGCACCGGTATCGAGATTTTCCCGAAGCAGTTCGTCATGGAGGGCAAAGCCGCCACCCAGCAGATCACCGTCCGTGCCACCTACTCCGACGGCACCGATCGCGATGTGACGAATCTCGCACTCTTCATGTCGAACAATGACCCCACCGCCGCCATCGACAAAAGCGGCCTCGTCACCTCCGGTGACCGCGGTGAGGCCTTCATGCTCGCCCGCTTCGATGTGTACTCCATCGTTTCCCAAGTGCTCGTCATCCCAGAGAAGCTCACCTACGATCGCCCGCAGCTCGCCGAGAGCAGCTACATCGACAAGCACGTCAATGAAAAGCTCCATAAGCTGCGCATCATCCCCAGCGGCCTCTGCACGGATGAGGAATTCGTCCGCCGTGCGCATATCGACATCGCAGGCATCTACCCAGATGCCGAATCGGTGCGCAAGTTCATCACCGACAAGAATCCGAACAAACGTGCCGCCATGGTGGACACCCTGCTCGATCGCAAAGAATTCACCGAGATGTGGGTGATGAAATTCGCCGAGCTGCTGCAAATCCGCTCCTCCATCAACAACAACCAGCCTCCCTTCTACAAAAACGCACTGCTCTACTACAATTGGCTCAGCGACAAAATCGGCCGCAATGTGCCGCTCAATGAAATCGTCATCGAGCTCCTCGGCTCCAGCGGCGGCACCGTGAGCAATCCGCCCGTGAATTTTTACCAGACCGAGCTCGATCAGCTCAAGCTCACCGAAAACGTCGCCCAGGTCTTCATGGGAATGCGCATGCAGTGCGCCCAGTGCCACAACCACCCCTTCGACCGCTGGACCATGGATGACTACTACGGCTTCAAGGCCTTCTTCAGCCAGATCGGCCGCAAGCAGACCGATGACCCGCAGGAAGTCATCGTGTACAACTCCAAAGGCGGCGAATCACGTCACTTCCTCACCAATGCCGTCATGAAGCCGAAATTCCTCGGTGGAGAGACCCCAGAGCTCAAACCCGGCGAAGACCGCCGCAAAGTGCTCGCCGAGTGGCTCGCCTCTCCGCGCAATCCGTTCTTCGCCCGCAACATCTCCAACCTCATCTGGGCACACTTCACCGGCACCGGCATCGTCGAGCCCGTCGATGACGTCCGCGTGAGTAATCCACCCTCCAATCCAGAACTGCTCACTGCCCTGGCGGATAAATTCACCGAGTACAAATACGACTTCCGTAAACTCGTGCGCGACATCTGCACCTCCGCCACCTACCAGCGCAGCACTCACGTCAATACCACCAATGAAGGAGATAAACTCAATTTCTCCCACGCCAAAGTCCGCCGTGTCCGTGCAGAAGTGCTCCTCGATGCAATCTCCGCCATCACCGAGACACCGAATAAATTCCAGGGCCTGCCGCTCGGAGCCCGCGCCGTCCAGATCGCAGATGGAGCCACCAGCACCTACTTCCTCACCACCTTTGGCCGTGCGAAGCGCGAGTCCGTCTGCTCCTGTGAAGTCAAAATGGAGCCCACTCTCTCCCAGGCCCTCCATCTCATGAACGGCGATGCCGTCAACGACCGCATCAAGCAAGGCCGCGTCGTCGCGAAGATGATCACCGACAAGAAAACCGACCGCGAAATCGCCGAGGACCTCTTCCTCCGCGTCTTTGGCCGCATGCCGAATGACAAAGAATGGGGCACCCTGCAGCAGGCCATCTCAGCCGATGCCGGAGCAGCCCGCCAATCCGTCTTTGAAGACCTCTTCTGGGCACTGATGAACTCCAAAGAGTTCTTCTTTAACCACTAA
- a CDS encoding M3 family metallopeptidase, which yields MAHPFLTEDFHIRWSTLDPTHIQADIREALAQAELRLDAVIGQDRGKMTFESVVLGLDESTRQLNEAWGLVQHLDALCNSPALREAHNAMLPEVTSFFAKIPLNEHLWDLLVTYSKTEEATKLPPLRKRALSECMESFIQAGADLPPEKKKRVEELESELSQATQKYSENVLDSTNQWELLIDDSNKLLGLPQTAIDAALADAKAKNLGTDEKPIWRITLKAPSMIPVMEYLEDSAIRRQVWEGTTTIGRSGDHDNTALVWKILRLRHEKAQIMGRPHFADHILSHRMAKTGRSALQFIEDLQSRVRDAFQKETIELQEYRADSTHQAADLFQPWEVAYWAEKQRKSRYDFDEEQLRPYFPLQNVLVGMFHLAERVFDLRITERPTVYLGHGAPTSTNLPSTQPGKTGPVEVWHPQVRFYEVRNEKNVHIGSFYADWHPRDAKRGGAWMNYLKMGTPPHGNQDRRLHLGLICGNMSPPVGDKPALLTHDEVCTVFHEFGHLLHLLCGSVEIPSLNGTNVYWDFVELPSQLMENFCWERESLDLFATHHETGNPIPAKLFKKLIAAKNYRSASDIMRQLSFGKLDLDLHMKHAATATEASDLDAIARHTLDGYLMPLKTEAPTMARRFGHLFSSPVGYAAAYYSYKWAEVLDADAFTRFQKEGILNPTVGRAFRDTILSKGNSKDPALLFEDFMGRPPDAQALLIRAGLQ from the coding sequence ATGGCACACCCTTTCCTCACCGAGGACTTCCACATTCGCTGGTCCACCCTCGACCCCACACACATCCAGGCGGATATCCGTGAAGCGCTCGCCCAAGCGGAATTGCGCCTCGATGCCGTCATCGGACAAGATCGTGGGAAAATGACCTTCGAGAGCGTCGTGCTCGGACTGGATGAATCCACCCGCCAGCTCAACGAAGCCTGGGGGCTCGTCCAGCACCTAGACGCCCTCTGCAACTCCCCTGCCCTCCGCGAAGCACACAACGCCATGCTCCCAGAGGTCACCTCCTTCTTCGCCAAAATCCCCCTCAACGAACACCTCTGGGACCTCCTCGTCACCTACAGCAAAACCGAAGAAGCAACCAAACTGCCCCCCCTGCGCAAAAGAGCCCTCAGCGAATGCATGGAGAGCTTTATCCAAGCCGGGGCCGATCTCCCCCCCGAAAAGAAAAAACGCGTCGAAGAGCTCGAATCCGAACTCTCCCAGGCCACCCAAAAATACTCCGAAAACGTCCTCGACTCCACCAACCAGTGGGAACTGCTCATCGACGACAGCAACAAGCTCCTCGGCCTGCCCCAAACCGCCATCGACGCAGCCCTCGCAGACGCCAAAGCCAAAAACCTCGGCACCGACGAAAAACCCATCTGGCGCATCACCCTCAAAGCCCCCTCCATGATCCCCGTCATGGAATACCTCGAAGACAGCGCCATTCGCCGCCAAGTCTGGGAAGGCACCACCACCATCGGACGCAGCGGCGACCATGACAACACCGCCCTCGTTTGGAAAATCCTCCGCCTCCGGCATGAAAAAGCCCAGATCATGGGCCGGCCCCACTTCGCCGATCACATCCTCTCACACCGCATGGCCAAAACAGGCCGTAGCGCACTCCAATTCATCGAAGACCTGCAAAGCCGCGTCCGCGACGCCTTCCAGAAGGAAACCATCGAGCTCCAAGAATACCGCGCCGACAGCACCCACCAAGCAGCCGACCTCTTCCAACCATGGGAAGTCGCCTACTGGGCCGAAAAACAGCGGAAAAGCCGCTACGACTTCGACGAAGAACAACTCCGCCCCTACTTCCCACTCCAAAACGTGCTCGTCGGCATGTTCCACCTTGCCGAGCGAGTCTTCGACCTCCGCATCACCGAGCGTCCCACCGTCTATCTCGGCCACGGAGCCCCCACCAGCACCAATCTTCCCAGCACACAGCCGGGTAAAACCGGCCCCGTCGAAGTCTGGCACCCCCAAGTCCGCTTCTACGAGGTCAGAAACGAAAAAAACGTCCACATCGGCTCCTTCTACGCCGACTGGCACCCACGTGATGCCAAACGCGGCGGAGCCTGGATGAACTACCTCAAAATGGGCACCCCACCCCACGGAAACCAGGACCGCCGCCTCCACCTCGGCCTCATCTGCGGCAACATGTCCCCACCCGTCGGCGACAAGCCCGCCCTCCTCACCCACGACGAGGTCTGCACCGTCTTCCATGAATTCGGCCACCTCCTCCACCTGCTCTGTGGCAGCGTCGAAATCCCCTCCCTCAACGGCACCAACGTCTATTGGGACTTCGTCGAGCTCCCCTCCCAGCTCATGGAAAACTTCTGTTGGGAACGAGAAAGCCTCGATCTCTTTGCCACGCACCACGAGACCGGAAACCCCATTCCGGCAAAGCTCTTCAAAAAGCTCATCGCCGCCAAAAACTACCGAAGCGCCAGCGACATCATGCGCCAGTTAAGTTTTGGCAAGCTCGACCTCGACCTGCACATGAAGCACGCCGCCACGGCCACAGAAGCCAGCGACCTCGATGCCATCGCACGCCACACCCTCGACGGCTATCTCATGCCCCTGAAAACGGAGGCCCCCACCATGGCGCGGCGCTTCGGCCACCTCTTCAGCAGCCCCGTCGGCTACGCCGCCGCCTACTACAGCTACAAATGGGCCGAAGTGCTCGACGCAGATGCATTCACCCGATTTCAGAAAGAAGGCATCCTCAACCCCACTGTTGGCCGTGCCTTTCGCGACACCATCCTCAGCAAAGGCAACAGCAAAGACCCCGCCCTGCTCTTTGAAGACTTCATGGGCCGCCCCCCAGACGCCCAAGCCCTCCTCATCCGCGCCGGACTCCAGTAA
- the pdxA gene encoding 4-hydroxythreonine-4-phosphate dehydrogenase PdxA yields MSKPLIAVTMGDPAGVGPEICLQLLANESVREIATPVIFGDARLLAKCARQTGLPAPTRILSEIEWPERCSTLDQPAVLDLFGFDAEGFEPGVISARTGAAGYRYVEKSIQAALAGQVAAVATAPLNKEALHAAGITYPGHTEMFAEKMAAQHSCMTFFSQEMICSLVTVHIGYQDVVPALTTQRILEVITLTEAAVRRVRGKKPRLAVLGLNPHAGEHGLFGRGEEENIIAPAIAAARSQGITIEGPLPPDTAFITARRRATDAYICMYHDQALIPLKALAFDTAVNTTLGLPVPRTSVDHGTACDIAWQGKASGTSLVEALLLAARLAQP; encoded by the coding sequence ATGTCAAAACCACTCATCGCCGTCACCATGGGCGACCCCGCCGGGGTCGGGCCCGAAATCTGCCTGCAACTCCTCGCCAACGAATCCGTCCGCGAAATCGCCACCCCGGTCATTTTTGGAGATGCACGCCTCCTCGCCAAATGTGCCCGCCAGACTGGCCTCCCCGCACCCACACGCATCCTCAGTGAAATCGAGTGGCCAGAGCGCTGCAGCACCCTGGACCAGCCCGCAGTGCTGGATCTCTTTGGCTTTGATGCAGAGGGTTTTGAGCCAGGTGTGATCAGTGCCCGCACAGGAGCCGCAGGATATCGCTACGTCGAAAAAAGCATCCAAGCCGCCCTCGCAGGCCAAGTTGCCGCCGTAGCCACCGCACCGCTCAATAAAGAAGCCCTGCATGCCGCCGGCATCACCTACCCCGGCCACACCGAGATGTTTGCAGAGAAAATGGCCGCGCAGCACTCCTGCATGACCTTTTTCTCCCAGGAGATGATATGCAGCCTCGTCACCGTCCACATCGGCTATCAGGACGTCGTCCCCGCGCTCACCACCCAGCGCATCCTGGAGGTCATCACACTCACAGAAGCCGCCGTGCGGCGAGTACGTGGCAAAAAGCCCCGCCTAGCCGTCCTCGGGCTCAATCCCCACGCTGGCGAGCATGGCCTCTTCGGACGTGGGGAGGAGGAAAACATCATCGCCCCCGCCATCGCCGCCGCACGCAGCCAAGGCATCACCATCGAAGGCCCGCTACCGCCAGACACCGCCTTCATCACCGCACGTCGTCGAGCGACCGATGCCTACATCTGCATGTACCACGATCAGGCGCTCATTCCGCTGAAAGCCCTCGCCTTTGACACCGCCGTCAACACCACGTTGGGCCTCCCCGTGCCCCGCACCAGCGTCGATCACGGCACCGCCTGCGACATCGCCTGGCAGGGCAAAGCCAGCGGCACCAGCCTCGTCGAAGCCCTCCTCCTCGCCGCCCGCTTGGCACAGCCTTGA
- a CDS encoding tryptophan synthase subunit alpha, with protein sequence MPAPTNRIDARFAALRDAKKKAFVAYVCAGDPTLDATIDIVLALERAGADIVELGVPFSDPLADGVVNQMAADRALKAGASTPKVLEMIRTLRTRSQVPLVLFTYLNPVYTYGYEQFHHDAAAAGADGVLVLDLPPDEAAQNSELRPTPELRHIQLIAPTSPAERIASIAKSAEGFVYYVSRLGVTGAQAEIATGIAEQVAVIQAATQVPVCVGFGVSNPSQAAEIASKADGVVVGSAIVKLIEQNGSSPDCAAKLEAFVRPLVDAVKAL encoded by the coding sequence ATGCCCGCCCCGACCAACCGTATTGATGCCCGTTTTGCTGCCCTTCGTGATGCGAAGAAGAAGGCTTTCGTCGCCTATGTCTGTGCGGGTGATCCGACCCTGGATGCCACGATTGACATCGTGCTGGCGCTGGAGCGTGCTGGGGCAGACATCGTGGAGCTGGGAGTGCCTTTTTCGGACCCGCTGGCGGATGGCGTGGTGAATCAGATGGCGGCAGATCGTGCTCTGAAGGCCGGTGCATCTACGCCAAAGGTGCTGGAGATGATCCGCACGCTGCGCACTCGCTCCCAGGTGCCGCTGGTGCTCTTCACCTATCTCAATCCGGTCTATACGTATGGTTATGAGCAGTTCCACCATGATGCCGCTGCGGCTGGGGCGGATGGGGTGCTGGTGCTGGACTTACCACCGGATGAAGCAGCGCAAAACTCGGAGCTGCGGCCCACACCTGAGCTGCGACATATCCAGCTCATCGCTCCGACGAGCCCTGCGGAGCGAATCGCCAGCATCGCGAAGTCGGCGGAGGGGTTTGTCTATTATGTGAGCCGCCTTGGCGTGACGGGTGCGCAGGCGGAGATCGCTACCGGAATCGCGGAGCAGGTGGCGGTCATCCAGGCGGCGACGCAGGTGCCCGTGTGTGTCGGTTTCGGTGTATCCAATCCATCCCAAGCCGCAGAAATCGCGAGCAAGGCGGATGGCGTCGTGGTGGGCAGCGCTATCGTGAAGCTGATCGAGCAAAATGGCTCATCGCCTGATTGTGCGGCAAAGCTGGAGGCCTTTGTCAGGCCGCTTGTGGATGCGGTGAAGGCTCTGTGA